TGAGCCGCGTGTTAGcctgttagcctgttagcctgttagcttgttagctgcTAACCTGTTAGCATGCACACACCAAACCTCTGAAGTTCCCAGCTCGACTCTGTGACTGGGACCTGGTCCACTCACGTTTCAAACCTCGTCAATTCACTGCTGGACTTGTGATTACTTGATTATATTATCGAGAGATGCAACAGTCAATCGATCAGTTATCGATTAttaaattaatcggcaactattttgataatccattaatggttcaagtagtttttaagaaagaaaaaagtcatgaTTCTCagatttcatcttcttccatgtgaacatgttctggtttctctgtgacaggaactgaagatctttggtgtgtgaaccaAACTAAACATCAagttgaggttttgggaaacacgatcgacagttttcaccattttatgaacaaaacaactgatCTATTAATCAAGAAAActatcaacagattaatcgataatgaaatgaatcatcAGTTGCGGCTCTAATATTATTTGCTCgacattgtgtgtgtctgtgtgtgtgtgtgtgtgtgtgtgtgtctgtgtgtgtgtgtctgtgtgtgtgtgtctgtgtgtgtgtgtgtctgtgtgtgtgtatatctctgtctgtgtgcgtgcgtatctgtgtgtgtgtgtgtgtgtgtgtgtgtgtctgtgtgtgtgtgtgtgtgtgtgtatatctctgtctgtgtgtgtgtgtctgtgtgtgtgtgtgtgtgtctgtgtgtgtgtctgtgtgtctgtgtgtgtgtgtatatctctgtctgtgtgtgtgtgtgtgtgtgtgtgtgagtgtgtgtgagtgtgtgtgtgtgtgtgtatatatatatctctgtctgtctgtgtgtgtgtgcgtgtgtgcgtgcgtgcgtgcgtcctcACCAGGAGTCGTCACCACCATCTCGAAGCTGACGAAGACGTGCGTCCTGCGACTGACCCCCGACAACCTGTTCTTCGTTCTGTCTGGTAAAGTGGCCAATGGCGGCGTCGGCATGTGGTGCGAGCTGTCGCAGGTGAGAGTCCAGGTGAACTCCACTTCCCTTCACCTGTCTGTGCAGTTCTCGGTGTGATGGAGCAGCTAAAGTAAAGTCTCCAGAGTTCCGGGTATCCCTTGATACCGTCGACTTCCTGCACGGCTCAGTatctccgcctcctccctccctcgcagGCCAACTTCTTCGACGAGTACCAGATGGAGGGCGTGTCCCCCGAGGACAACGAGATTCTTCTGGAGGTGACTCCGGAGAACCTGTCCAGAGCCCTGAAGACGGTCCAGAACGCCAAGGCCGTCAAGGTCAAGCTGACCAAGAAGCACTGTCCCTGCCTCACCATCGCCGCGGAGCTGGTGAGAGACGGGCGGTCGAGAGGCATTTTCCTTCAGACTCTCCTGCTACGTCCACgtcaagtttattttattattactgatACAGTAATATAGTTAGATATCCACCACGGAGATGATGTTTACAtatataatgatattaatatatataataatatagataGATATCTACGAGGGagatgatatttatatatatgctTACATAGTTAGATTTCCACCAGGGAgatgatattaatatatataataatatagttaGATATCCACCAGGGAGgtgatattaatatatataataatatagttaGATGTTACCCAGGGAgatgatattaatatatataataatatagttaGATGTTACCCAGGGAgatgatattaatatatataataatatagttaGATGTTACCCAGGGAgatgatattaatatatataataatatagttaGATGTTACCCAGGGAgatgatattaatatatataataatatagttaGATGTTACCCAGGGAGATGATGTTTTCATCCCCGTCGTTTGtctatttgtttgattgtcagcAGGACGACTCAAAATCTACTGAACGTATTTCCATAAAACTCTGTGGAAGAATGGAATGTGGACAAAGGGCGGAGCTGATAGTCTTCATGAATTGTTCTAGTGTGAAATCAGTGAAGATGTTAAAATACAATGTTACAGAAAGAGATcaaacattcctggctccgcaACTTTTGTCCAGGTCCATGttccgtcagacagacagacagatagacagacagacagacagacaggtccatgttccgtcAGAcagactacagacagacagacagatccatgttccgtcagacagacagacagacagacagacagacaggtccatgttccgtcAGAcagactacagacagacagacaggtccatgttccgtcAGAcagactacagacagacagacaggtccatgttccgtcagacagacagacagatagacagacagacaggtccatgttccgtcAGAcagactacagacagacagacaggtccatgttccgtcagacagacagacagacagacagacagacaggtccatgttccgtcAGAcagactacagacagacagacaggtccatgttccgtcagacagacagacagacagacaggtccatgttccgtcagacagacagacagacaggtccatgttccgtcAGAcagactacagacagacagacaggtccatgttccgtcagacagacagacagacagacaggtccatgttccgtcAGAcagactacagacagacagacaggtccatgttctgtcagacagactatagacagacaaacaggtccatgttccgtcagacagacagacagacagacagacaggtccatgttctgtcagacagacagacaggtccatgttccgtcagacagacagacagacaggtccatgttctgtcagacagacagacaggtccatgttgtcagacagacagacaggtccatgtttgTCCTTCCACCAACtgtaaatctgttcagtagATTTTCATCCTGCTacaaagggtaaaaaaaaaaggcagataaaTGTTTTcgtttggccacttgggggcagcagaaacaaacgTGTGAGCACAACTCAACTCgtctgagctgcagtgtgaaACTGAGCCGTGTCGTCCCTCCGTCTCCGTCCAGCCGACTCTGTCCAGCGTCAGTCGAGTCGTCACGCACGATGTCCCGGTCGACATCGTCCCCCGGAGACTCTGGCACGAATTCAAGGAGCCAATCATGCCGGACTTTGACGTGAGTGACATATGTCGTGGGGGCAACACGTGTGCCAGAACACGCATCATCCTTTTACACacttacctgtgtgtgtgtgtgtgtgtgtgtcctcgcaGGTCAGCGTCTACCTGCCTCCTCTGAAGACCATGAAGAGCGTCGTGGACAGGATGAAGAACCTCTCCAACTTCCTGGTAGCCTCACATCCCTCACGACCTCCAGGGTTCCAGGGCCTGGTACCACTCAGCTTGTCCCCGAGgcgcaaaaaaaagaatcagagtCGTCTTCTTAGGCATCGACGAGCATCTTTAATATAGAGTTGAATAAAAACCACTCATTAACAAGGTggctgaaggagaggaagggttTGAGTTCTCACTTGAGAGTAAAAACTGAGGATGTAGTGTATTattagtattgttattattatatgatgTGTTGTCTTTCCCCTGGATGAGGACATAGGGACAGAACACAAGGACATCTACTTTTAACGTCATTTAGATGAAGATCCAGGATTTTACTTCCTGGAGACGAGAAGTTATTCCTCCCGTCTGTTCGACCCTCCTTTTAAATTATAATCtttctttaaatcttttttaaaaaaaatgtgtgtgtgtgtgtgtcaggtgatCGAGGCCAACCTGAACGGACAGATGAACCTGAAGATCGAGACCGATCTGGTTTCTGTCACCACACACTTCAAAGACCTGGGGAACCCTCCGTGGGGTGAggtgtcatcatcattattatgattatgattatgatgattattttgTGTGATTAGCTTTGGTGAATGTCACTGGTCGTCGTGGTGACGCTCTGACTTTTTATCCGCCAGgtaatgttttactttgaatatTGGACAAACAGTGACATGATGATATGCGTTCTGGACCCGGTTTCActcgctcctcctccgcccgcAGGCGACGACGCTGCGTCTCCGAGCCGGGAGTCTGAGGCCATGGCCGAGGCCCGGGTGGACGtgaggaggctgcagcagtTCCTCGTGGGCCAGCAGGTCAACCCGAGCAGGGCCATGTGCAGTGAGTCGGCTGAACGCTCCTCCGTTGTCACCGTCATCGTCCCTGAACCCAGAGTCACGGTTCCTGTGTTCCTCCTCAGATATCGTCCACCAGGGCGTCGTGCACCTGATTCTGCTGCATGAGGACGTGTCGCTGCAGTATTTCATCCCCGCGGTGGCGTAAGACGACCCGGCGGGCCGCGGTCCTGTGAGACGGTACCAGTCTCTGTCCCGCACGTTGACCACACCGGGCCCATTTCCCGTCCCTCAGGGTGGAACGTCGGGAAGACCGCTGACTTTCGGCGGCAGTAAGGTGAAAGCTGGTGAACGCACATCTGAGAGAAAACCTTTGTACCGTCTTTGTTTGGGAAATTCAGATTGTTACGTGTTCTACATTAAAAGACTCTGAAAGCGATTTTGATTCAAGTtctacttcacacacacacacagctggtggCTGTTCTCATGTACTCGTACTCTGACACAGATATCACTCCGGCAGCGTGGCGTCCTCTTCAGTCGAGCAGGTCGCTTGCTGCTGACGCTCGTAATATCTCACACCATCGGCACATGAAAGTCGCGACTCCACAAATCCCAAAGTTCTATACGTTTCTCTTTTCAGGCAGGGGCGAGTTCTCGTGTCGGTAGAGTAGATagacttgtacttgtacttgtacttgtacttgtacttgtacgtCAGAGTTCCTACGCAGTTTGATACAAGTCTGGAATTTGAGAAGAgaagtcaaatgaaaataaacagtcaCTGTAGAATTTGGGCTTTTCCCAGTAAAACTCATCGAGCGTGTCAAGGGACTTCAGGGCCCCAAGTGAAAGggaccagcccccccccccccccccccccccaagaaacaCATGATACCAAACCACCTCCCTCTAATCTTCTAACAATTCTTTGTGcaaactgtacatgtacatgaatAATAGTGAAGTATAAAAGTTCACGTGGGAAACTGTAGATCACAAGAATGTTGATTGACAGCGACGTagagcaatcacacacacacacacacacacacacgacagccACTCACTGGTTTAAACTTTAACTTTTGTGAGTTTAATTATTTGTATAATGAAGGATGAAgctttgttgtgtgttgagttgCCAAGTCactagtacacacacacacctccctaccatggttaccatggaaacagtcAAACGTTTCCCTCTACAGAGCCTTTTGATTGACTTCctgattcctctctctctctctgactctggtTCATTCGTTTGTTGGATTTGTTGGTGGTCTCCGGCTGACAGAGGGACAGACGACACTCGGGTCACTGTGGATTCCTGGTGAGTCGTGTCGTCGTCTCATTGCTCGCTGATcggttgatgtttttttcagacttgaATGTTAAAGTTATACCTGAGATCTACTGGAGCCTTAAGACCAGACTGGACTTACCTTCTGTTGCAACTACGCTGGTCTTAGTGAAGCTGGAATGTCCTGATGGAGCTGAACCTTTTGATGTTTCAATGAAGTTTCTGATACTTTTTTGgggttgaaaaatgtggaaggagaagaggaacaagaCGACCAgactgaaaatgatttttgtgGAATAACATGTTGTGAATGTTCCCAGCATTCACACTATgaaggataataataataataataataattaaagctgcgagcagcgatgaaCGGGCCTGAacactctcgccgtcggggcGCGGATCCTCTCCCCCGCGTCCCGCGAAATCGCCGTCTCCCCTCCGGGTTCGCTCATTGATGCCGAGAGACGCGTTCGGACGCGCGGGTGGCTTGATGTTTATTTTATCCTGGGGCCGCTACGGAGCCGTTTTGCAACGGCCAAACTCAACTTGTATGGGGTCAAAGCCGTCCTCATTTGTTATGCCTGCGCCACGTGTCGTGCCTGTCGAAGCATCCCTGACCCAGTAAAAAACACTTCCCGGTTCATGGCGAACtgcgcttcaccacggccacgcctttcaatgtaaaatccaaaatggctgacctccggttgggcggagctaattgctccgagaggctttttcgtaggttGTCGCGACATAAATGCCATCACAATATGCACCctaacacacaaaatgacataagggggcgctatggagctCCATGGCCACAGCCAGCGCCGTGCGTCTACGCCCGAGTTgtgggagcaatttctgaccTGTGCCAATTTTGGTGAGTTTTCCCACATGGGAACAACCTCAAAAATGAGCgaacagtaaagaaaaaagaaaataataattatcctCATAAGCCTCAGCGTAGTATGTTTCAGAGATGTGAGGGTTCGTGATTAGCGCGGTGGTGTTCCTCTAACGGCCACAAGGTGGGGCTATCGATGTCACGCTTCGAATATGCCGTGCACATTGTCACCGAGAACTAGCATTCCAGGTTTCATTCCCTTAAAAATCACAGACTTGTAGAAATATCAGGTAAATTTGAattcagtgcagtaaaataaagACAAGAATCAAATTGAAACTTTTCGTcgtgatgcaatgatcaaaggatcagaggcacacacactcctgtgatcgGTGATGTCATCGCatacaacaggaagtgaatcctCAGAATCgcatttgaattatagcagacacacTGAGTGACCtcaccacatttgaaaatacaaaatcgAACCGACACCACCGCccagaaagagaagaacaatCTCTTAACAACTCTTGCTCTTAAAACCTGTCGAGTCCGCGATCAGCTGCCGCTGAAGGTGAGCGAGAAGTGTGCCAACGTTCCAGAGACGGCGGAGGAAACGAAAAGTTAGATTAGATTTTCCAGTAAACCTTTTCGGAGTGAAATAGCTCATAAGAAGTGTCACGCTTCACACGTCGTGTGCATTGTCACCGAGAACTTTCGCACCAAGTTTAATTTCCTTAAAGATCACAGAATTGTTGAATTATCAGGTTACAATAACACAgtagcgccccctggtggcagaattaaatgacattttacaACGTTGTGCAAGGCGGCGGTACCTACGACATCTCAACGTTTGGTTCGATTCACATGTAGCGCTGAAGAGTCACGACCCTTAAGTACATAAGACCTCACTCAAATGTTTGGTGACCAATTACTGATCGACCATGTGTCAtattgaaaaacagaaaatgactgTTGACATCCAAGGAATACCTGATGAGAACATTGTTACGATATGTCGCACGGTTCATGAGCTCTGAACGTTCATGTTATTGCATGTCAAACATGTAATAACTGTCCACATGGTGGCGTTATTGACACCATATTTTAATGTCTTACACATTTTCAGATTCAACCATTGTCCATTAGGTTTATATAGGTCTTCTATTTTTTGAGATATTAACGTTTAAACATCGCTCTCATTTACTTTCcgttattcattttaatgataaaaaaaattatataaaatcactgaaatatgcTAAAGCTAAGAAAAGTGACAGCCACCATGTCCTTAACGTGCCGGGCAGTTGATGTGGAAATAGTGTTCAAAGAATGTGGGAGGAGATAGGCACGGAGtaatagttataataatgataataactaGACCAAAATGCGTTTACTGTGGAAGATGTGTGTGAGCGCTACGAACGTGTGACAAACTCTGAAGTATCCCCGTCCCCATGACCGTGGAATGCGGATTACTAAGCGTCGTAGATTTCAGAGATGTGGCGGTTCGTGAACGGCGCGGTGGTGTTCCTCTAACGGCCACAAGGCGGGGCTATTGGCGTCGCGCTTCCATGTGCCGAGCGCACGGTGATGCCAATGTGACATCGTCCCCGGTGATGCCAATGTGACATCGTCTCCGGTGATGCCAATGTGACATCGTCCCCGGTGATGCAACGATCAAAGGATCAATGTCACACGCTGCTGTGATCGGTGATGTCATCGcttgtgacaggaagtgaatcctCTACGGAGACGCAATCGAACCGAGACCACCGCCCCGAAGGAGAAGAACAATCTCTTGAGCAACTCTTGCTCTGAAAACCTGTCGAGTCAGCGATCAGCTGCCGCTGAAGGTCAGCGAGGACTTTGCCAACGTTCTAGAGACGGAAGAGGAAACGAAAAGTTAGATTAGATTTTCTGGTACAGACTTTCGGAGTGAAATAGCTCGAGGGACATTAATCAAGAGCTGTCCGAGATAGTTGTCTCAATAGTGTGAACGAGACTTAACACTTTATAGTAGAAAGACAGTTACATAATACTGGACAAGTCAGACACGAGCACCGGAGCAATGGAGTTATGATTAAGGCCTTTAAATCTATTGTTATTGAGTATTGAGGAATATCTGACAATAGCTGGTAGAATGTTGGTCACGTTGTGTGAAAGAGAACAGAACTCTCTCtgagttgatgatgatgatgaggatggacGAAGAGTGAGACTTGTGGGATTGAGGGCGAGTTGAAGAAGCTCTGAAGCTCCATCAGTGTGAGAACGGCTGAAAGTCTTCACTTCAAACTaagttgaacattttgaaagtttGAATGGGATGTGAAAGTTTAAAGACCTTGAACGTCTGAGAGATGTGGAACGTTTCGTAGCTGACAGAAgaagtgagaggagaagaaTTGAAAATGCATGAAAAGTACGAATGTGTACATGTTGAATTCTCCCTCCATTCATTTCAAAGGAGCAAAAATCACGGAAAACATTGAATATT
This window of the Scophthalmus maximus strain ysfricsl-2021 chromosome 21, ASM2237912v1, whole genome shotgun sequence genome carries:
- the hus1 gene encoding checkpoint protein HUS1, which produces MKFRGKIVDVACLNHFTRVVTTISKLTKTCVLRLTPDNLFFVLSGKVANGGVGMWCELSQANFFDEYQMEGVSPEDNEILLEVTPENLSRALKTVQNAKAVKVKLTKKHCPCLTIAAELPTLSSVSRVVTHDVPVDIVPRRLWHEFKEPIMPDFDVSVYLPPLKTMKSVVDRMKNLSNFLVIEANLNGQMNLKIETDLVSVTTHFKDLGNPPWGDDAASPSRESEAMAEARVDVRRLQQFLVGQQVNPSRAMCNIVHQGVVHLILLHEDVSLQYFIPAVA